The following DNA comes from Bryobacteraceae bacterium.
GCTGGCCCTCGCCGGAGTGGCCGCCGTGCTGGTTCCGGCGTCGCGCGCCTCATCGGTCGATCCAATGCGCGCGCTGCGCCAGGGTTAGGAAACCAGAAATACCCGCCAGAAGGTGACCGCCAGCGCGTGCGTCACCATGGCCGCGCGGATTCCCGGCCCCGCAAGGTACGCTCTCGCGCAGAACACCCCGAGCACCGTTGCCACCACCGCGTGCTTCCAGTTGGGGAACGCGTCGCCGAACCACAGGTGCACGGACCCGAAAACCACGCTCGAAACCGCCACGGCCAGCCAAACCGGCGCCCGCTCACGGAGCCGCTCGAGCAACACGCCGCGGAAGAACGCCTCTTCGCCGAGCGCCACCACCCAAAGAATCCCGATGAACGTCGCCGGACCCTTCCACCAGAACCCCGGCGCCAGGCGCAGATGGGCGAAGTCCACTGCCCAGATCACCACCGCCGCCGACGGAAGCAGCAGCAGGAAATTCCGCAGCCCCACGCGCCACTCCCCGGCGCTCGGAATGAACCCGAATCCCATCCGGCCGTAGTCACGCTCGGCGAGCAGCGACGCCATCCCGATCCGGAACCACATCAACTGCCCGAGCGCGCTCACGCCGAGCTTCATGTCCGGCAGCGGCTCGACGTACGGCTCGCGGACGAGTTTCAGCAGGTACACCCCGGCCACGAACGCCAGGTACCCGGCGTCGAGCCAGCCCGGCAGCAGCCGCAGCCATAACGCCGAGGCGGCCGCGAGGCCGGCGAGCAGTAGCAGGCCCTTTGCCGAAAAGACCCCGGTGGGCACGGAATAGACCAAAAACGAAGCCAATCCGGAGGCTGCCAGCACCCACGGACCCCGCAGCGCGCGCGTTCCAAGCGTCGCGTAGAAGGATATTTCCACCAGGAAAGCCAATGCCACCGGGATCGCCACCGCCGCCGGAACGCCTTTTGCCGCAGAATAGAAGTACGCGCTTATGGACCCGGCCACCCATATCACGGCCAGCACCCGCGCCAGCCGCTGCCGTTCCGCCGTGTCCATCCGTATCAGCTTAGCGGTTTTCGCCACGGTCCTTTCCGCGCAGCCTCCCAACCTCGCCAAGCTCGTCGCCGCCACCGAAACCGCCGCCATGGAGGCCCGTAACAACTACGCCTACCGCCAGACCGTCCTCATTGAGGAAATGGGCAAGAACGGCATGGTCGCCGGCAAGTACCAGGAGGAGCGCGAGGTGATCTTCTCGAAAACAGGGGAACGAACCGAACAAATGCGCGGCAAACCATGGTCGGCGCTTGCCCGTTTGCGATTGACGGAAGAGGACTTCCGCGATATCCGCGAGGTCCAGCCGTTCCTGTTCACCAACGACAATCTGTGGCTCTATGAGACGAAGTTCCGCGGCGACGAGGTCGCCGACGGCGTCGATTGCTGGCTGCTCGAAGTACGCCCTCGCCAGACGCTCCAGGGCATGCGGCTGTTCGAAGGAATGCTGTGGATCGAGAAGGCGGGCTACGGCGTGGTGAAATCCACCGGCCGCGCGGTGCCGCAGATCCTGTCGCGGAAGCAGGAAAACCTCTTCCCGGCATTCACCACCTTCCGCGAAAAGGTCGACGGCGCGCACTGGTTCCCCATCCACACCCACTCCGACGATGTGCTGCATTTTACGAGCGGCTCCATCCGCCAGCGGATGACGATCAAGTACGAGCAGTACCAGCGTTTCGGGGCCGAATCCACGGTAACTTTCGACAAGCCTCTGGTACCATAACAGTCGAATTCCGTATGCGAAAAGCACTGCTCGCGGCCGCTTCGGCCGCCATTTTTGGAGGGGCTGCGTTCTTCGCTGGCCCACAGGTTCACGCCCAGGAAGAGGGCATCCAGTGGCTTTCGAGCTACCGGGAAGCCATCGCGGAGGCGAAGCGGACCGGGAAGCCGATCTTCCTCGAGTTCCGCTGCGAGCCTTGAACGGCCGGACGTATTTTCGACGCACAGGTTGTGCTGTCGCCGCTCAGTTCCAGCCGAGGCCAGTTGATGTCGCAATACGTGTGCGCGCGCATCATCCGCATGGACGACATCGATATCGGCCTGTTCGAACATGACCGCAACAACACGCTCTACTTCTACATCCTCAACGCCGACGAGCAGATCTACATGCGGTACGGCGGCCGCGATTCACGCGGCCCCGACAGTTACCTCAACCTCGATTCGATCGAGCTGGCGCTCAAAAAGGGCCTTGAACTGCATCAACTGCACGGGGAAGGGAAGCTCCCCGCGCCACCGCGCCCGAAAGCGGATTCGCCGCGCGACTACCCGATGCTCGTCGAGCGCACCTTCGCCCGCAACGCCTGCGTCGAGTGCCATCTTATCGGCGACTTCCAGAACATGCACCGCGAGGCCGACGGCACGCTCGACAAGCCGAAACACCTCTGGCGCTCGCCGGATATCCGCACCATCGGCATCGAACTCGACGTTCCGAAGGGGCTCGCGGTGAAGGCCGTCACGGGCGCCGCCTCCGAAGCGGGCATGCGGGCGGGAGACACGATCGCCGCCGTCAACGGCACACCCGTCTATACTTTCGGCGACCTGCAGCATCACTACGACAAAACGCCGCGCGATGCCTCCTCGGTCGCCTTCACGGTCGAACGCGACGGTGAGCGTGTGGACCTCAAGGTCGCGCTTCCCATCCGCTGGTGGATCACCGATACGCGCTGGCGCCAGTCGAGCGTCGACCCGCGGACCTACTTCGACTCCCGTCCGCTGACAGCCGAAGAGAAAACCGCGCACGGGCTAAAGCCGGATGGCTTCGCGAGCGAAGTGACCTATATCGACCGCTTCGCCGAAGCGATGAAATCGCACGAGCTCAAAAAGGGCGACATCGTCTACGGCGTCGATGGAGCGGAAACCGATCCGGTGGCCAATACCGCCGATCTCTACATCAAGATTCACACCAAGGCCGGCGAATCGGCGCGATTGAAAGTGCTGCGCGGCGAGACGCGGCTCGAAATGCCTCTCAAGACGTTCCGCATGAGTTTTCGAAAATGACTAAACCCGCCATCATCCTCTTTGCCGCGGCCGCCGCGCTGGGCGCGGCCGGGACCTGGTCCGAGCCCGCCGAGATTACGCACGACGATTCGATCTGCGTCACCTACCGCGCGCGACTTGCCGGCGACTACCTCATCGTCGAAGCGAAGCACGAGGAGCCGTGGCACACCTACTCGCTCGACAACGAGGTTCTCGCCAAGGAGAAGCTTGCGGGGAAGATGGCGCTCGGAATCGACCAGCCGACGGTGATCCGCGCGAAGGAAGGGCTCGAGATCGCGGGTCCGTGGCTGCACACGCCGCCGGAAGATATCTCCAAGCCCGAGTTGCGGATCTTTGCCTGGGGTTATTCGCACACCGCGCTGCTGGCGGCGAAGGCGAAGCGGACCGGGACCGGGCCGGCCACGATCGGCATCCGGGGCCAGGCGTGTTCGGCGACGACGTGCAAGAACGTCAACCTGACCCTGACCCTGCCCGCCGAAGCGGGACCGGCGCCGGATCTGAAGGCGCTAGCTCCTGCTCGCGTCGCCAACTGAGCGGGGACGGGCGGCCGCTCACACAACCGCCCACCGGAACTACGCGGTCAGCGAATGAGCGCCGCCGGTCTCGTGCCGGTACGACGACGAGTAGCGGAAAGCGGCGAGCGAGCTGAGGTTCGAGAAGTCGAACCCGCCGACCAGCTTCTGGATGTCGGCCGCTTCGGTATCGGACAGGTTCCCGTCCACAGAGATGCTCACGCTGCGCTCGAAGACGCGCGAGGTCGAGTTGGCGGTGTGCTCCACGCGACGGGACGAGTTCAACTCGATCGAAACCGTGTCGCCCTCGTTGGTGACGACATCGAAGGTCGTGTGGCGTTCCCGCGCGTTGACGATGGCGGCCGGCTCGGTCCCGTTGGTGGCGCCAGGGGCGACGGCCGGAGACGGCGGGGGCGGCGCCTGGGTGACGGTCTGCTCGATTCGCACGGACTCGGTCTCCTCGCGGTGCTCGGGGGGCGCGGCGGCGGGTGGCGGAGGAGGTGGGGGTGGGGGTGCGGGAGCCTCCACGGGCTCGTCGGAAACCACCGGCCCGGGAGCCGCCTCGATCGTAGCCGTCTCCACGGGGTTCACTTCCTCGGGCACGAAGGCGGCGGCCGGCGCCGGTGGCGGGGCTTCGCTTGCTGGCGGGGCTTCGACTACCGGCGCGGCTTCGACAACTGCCGCGGCTTCGGCCGCTGGCGGGGCTTCGACAACTGGCGCGGCTTCGGCCGCTGGCTGCGCTTCGACCGCTGGCGGAACCTCGACCACGGGCGGCGTGGGCGCCGGATCCGGAGCGGCCTGTGCGCGGGTATAGGTCTCGGTCACCGAACGCTCCAACACGTGCGAGCCCGGCGAATCCTGCACGAACAGATCGCGCTCCAGCGAGTACGTGCCCTCGCTGTCCGACACCGTGCGCGAGTAGCTCGCCCGGGTCGTGGTTACCGTATCGGCCTGTGGAGCCGTCTGAGCCGCCTGTACGGCCGGGGTCCGGGATGCCTCACGTCTCGCGGCGATCGCCTCCCGCCGTGCCGCCAAAAACGCCGACCGCGTCTCGGCCAAGCTGCGGGTCCTCGCTGCTTGCGCCGTATTGTCCTCGCTTCCGTTGGTGAGTCTCAGCCGGCGTCCAGCCCTGAGTCCCGAAAACGCTCCTCCCAGAAATGCTTCCGACGAAGCGAAGTTGTTTCCGAATCCGATTCCGTCAAAGACGTGCATGGAGATCCTTTCCGAACAGTCTCGTTTTCCGTATCGGCGCCGGAAGGGGGGGCGTGAGAAAGAATTGGCGGGCGGCGGAAAAATGGCGGACGATCAGGCGGGCATTCTGCCGGTGACTTCGAGGCTGGCTCCGTTCACCTGAAGTTCCGCGCCGGCCTGGGCCAGGCGGACATACGCGAGGCCGACGACACGATCGAGAGCGGGGGAGTAGGCGGCGGTGGTGATCTCCCCCACCTCGGCCCCGGCGGACTCGATCTTGGCCTTCGGCGCGGGAGCCGTCTTCCCTTCGATCATCACCTGGACCAGCTTCCGGTTCACCTGCCCGCGCGAGCGCACGCGCTCGACGATCTCCTGCCCGAGGTAGCACCCCTTGTTGAAGCTCACCGCCGCGAGCAACTGCGTCTCATGCGGGATTTGCGCCGCCGAGAAGTCCTGCCCGTGCCGCGGATGCGCGTTCTCGAGCCGCACCACGCGCAACTCCGGTTCACCGGCCTCGACGATTCCAAGACCCGCCACCCATCCGATGACGCGGTCGCGTTCGGGCTCCGGGGCGTAGATGCGGATCCCATCGCCGCCCGAGGCCGAGATGCGCGCGGCGATCCACGTATTCCAGTCCACCCATCGGCCGGGCTCGGGCACGGGATCGATTCCCATGGCTGTCGCGATGGCGGCCGCGGTCGGACCCTCGACGGCGATCACCGCGACTTTCCCCGTCTGGTCGTCGAGCGCGGCATCGTCGGCGATGATGTACCGGTCGATGTGCTCGTAAACCGCGGCGGCGTTCTCCGGCTCGGTGTCAAGCAGCAGCGCGCCATCAAGGCACAGGATGTGGGCGTCGGCGAGAATCCGGCCCTGGGCGTTGAGGAAGAAGGCGTAAGACGTTGCGCCCGGCTCCAACTCCTGAACGTGATTCGTGGCGAGGGCGTGCAGCAGCCGCGCGCGGTCCTCTCCGGTGACGCGGATGATGCCGCGGCGGCCCAGGTCGATCCAGGCCGCCGAGTCCCGCAGGGAGTGGTAGGGCGCCAGCCGCATTACTGGCTCAACCACCGGAGGTAGGCGGAGATGAGGATGGTGACGAAGGCCGAAGCTGCCACGCCGCCGAGCAGGCGGGTCCGCTTGGCGCCGTCCATTTCGGGCTTCGATGCAACGATGGCGACGGCGAGCACGTGCAGGGCGAGGAGCATCTTCACGCCGAAAATCGCGTGATAGCCGGGCGGCGTGGCGCCTTTGGCGAGGAGGTTCCGGATGCCGCTCAAAACGGCCAGCACCACGGCCATGCGAACGGCCCGCGGCCACGGACCCGGCACCCCGGAGCCGCCCTCGCGGGCCGCGAGCCACGCGTGCAAGCACCCCCCGGTAAGCACGGCGATCGACGCGATGTGCGTCCACCGGGAGATAATCCCTAGAATATCAACAGGACCCATTCCTTCTTAGTTTAAATTGATCCCGCGCGCGCGTCTCATGATTCACGAAATTTTCCCCACCGGCAAGCTCCAGTGCAACTGCTCCGTCTTCGGCGACGAGACCACGCGCGAGGCGATCGTCGTCGACCCGGGCGATGGCGGCGAGGACACGGCGGCGCTGCTCGCCGTGCTCGAACGCCATTCGCTCCGCGTGACGGCGATCTTCATCACCCACGCGCATATCGATCACATCGGCGGCGCGGCCAAGCTGAAGGCGGCCACCGGCGCGCCGATCTACATGAACGCCGCCGACGCCGGGTTGTACGATCATCTCGACATACAGGCCGGGTGGCTCGGCATGGAGACTCCCGAGCGAACCGACATCGACGTCGCGACGCGCGATCTCGACACGCTGCGGCTCGGCGGGGTGGAGTTCCAGGTGCTGCATACGCCCGGCCATACGCAAGGCAGCCAGTGTTTGTGGATGCCGGACGAGGGGAAACTCGTCGCAGGCGACACGCTGTTCCTCGACTCGATCGGGCGGACGGACCTGCCCGGCGGCGACTCGCGGCAGATTCTACGGTCGATCAAAGACAAGCTGCTGGCGCTTCCGGATGAGACGGCGGTGATCACGGGGCACGGACCTTCGACGACGATTGGCCGGGAGCGCGCGCACAACTGGTTCCTGCGCGATTTGTAGGCGCCGTTCACCCCGCGTGTATCATAAATATTGGGACGCTTGCGCGCGTCTCATCCCATCACGCACAGCACCGAAGGAGCCCCAAGCGCTTGCATTTGGCCCCCGTTTTTCTTCCCGCTCAGATCAGCCTGTGGGATCTCGTCAAGGACGCCGGCCCGCTGCCGATGGCCGTCATGGCGACGCTCGTGTTGATCTCGATTCTCTCGTGGACGGTGATTTTCTCGAAGTGGGCGTCGCTGCGGACGGCGCAGACGCGCAACCGCGGATTCCTGCGCGCGTTCCGCCAGGCCGAAGGCCTGCAGAACATCGCCGCCGGGATCCAGACGATCCCGATCAGCCCGCTGGTATCCGTGTTCGAG
Coding sequences within:
- a CDS encoding CPBP family intramembrane glutamic endopeptidase, which codes for MDTAERQRLARVLAVIWVAGSISAYFYSAAKGVPAAVAIPVALAFLVEISFYATLGTRALRGPWVLAASGLASFLVYSVPTGVFSAKGLLLLAGLAAASALWLRLLPGWLDAGYLAFVAGVYLLKLVREPYVEPLPDMKLGVSALGQLMWFRIGMASLLAERDYGRMGFGFIPSAGEWRVGLRNFLLLLPSAAVVIWAVDFAHLRLAPGFWWKGPATFIGILWVVALGEEAFFRGVLLERLRERAPVWLAVAVSSVVFGSVHLWFGDAFPNWKHAVVATVLGVFCARAYLAGPGIRAAMVTHALAVTFWRVFLVS
- a CDS encoding Trx7/PDZ domain-containing (seleno)protein, which produces MRKALLAAASAAIFGGAAFFAGPQVHAQEEGIQWLSSYREAIAEAKRTGKPIFLEFRCEPUTAGRIFDAQVVLSPLSSSRGQLMSQYVCARIIRMDDIDIGLFEHDRNNTLYFYILNADEQIYMRYGGRDSRGPDSYLNLDSIELALKKGLELHQLHGEGKLPAPPRPKADSPRDYPMLVERTFARNACVECHLIGDFQNMHREADGTLDKPKHLWRSPDIRTIGIELDVPKGLAVKAVTGAASEAGMRAGDTIAAVNGTPVYTFGDLQHHYDKTPRDASSVAFTVERDGERVDLKVALPIRWWITDTRWRQSSVDPRTYFDSRPLTAEEKTAHGLKPDGFASEVTYIDRFAEAMKSHELKKGDIVYGVDGAETDPVANTADLYIKIHTKAGESARLKVLRGETRLEMPLKTFRMSFRK
- a CDS encoding glycine cleavage T C-terminal barrel domain-containing protein; the encoded protein is MRLAPYHSLRDSAAWIDLGRRGIIRVTGEDRARLLHALATNHVQELEPGATSYAFFLNAQGRILADAHILCLDGALLLDTEPENAAAVYEHIDRYIIADDAALDDQTGKVAVIAVEGPTAAAIATAMGIDPVPEPGRWVDWNTWIAARISASGGDGIRIYAPEPERDRVIGWVAGLGIVEAGEPELRVVRLENAHPRHGQDFSAAQIPHETQLLAAVSFNKGCYLGQEIVERVRSRGQVNRKLVQVMIEGKTAPAPKAKIESAGAEVGEITTAAYSPALDRVVGLAYVRLAQAGAELQVNGASLEVTGRMPA
- a CDS encoding MBL fold metallo-hydrolase, whose protein sequence is MIHEIFPTGKLQCNCSVFGDETTREAIVVDPGDGGEDTAALLAVLERHSLRVTAIFITHAHIDHIGGAAKLKAATGAPIYMNAADAGLYDHLDIQAGWLGMETPERTDIDVATRDLDTLRLGGVEFQVLHTPGHTQGSQCLWMPDEGKLVAGDTLFLDSIGRTDLPGGDSRQILRSIKDKLLALPDETAVITGHGPSTTIGRERAHNWFLRDL